A stretch of the Chitinivibrionales bacterium genome encodes the following:
- a CDS encoding HDOD domain-containing protein: MESALRTRMEKIIGRIDQLPTLPLVCRRLQAMLTDPTVSARDVGAVIEQDQALAAKLLKVVNSSYYHFPKKISTISHSVVILGFNEIKHMALSVSLLKMFGRKTGKNAFSQSELWKHSLGVAVCAGAIGRKVGQSKCPSHEEAFAAGLLHDIGKIIEDQFLHDDFVRVLTTRQNEKLRLVEAEKSVLRFTHQDIGAFLAEQWRIPPVLVSAIGFHHDPIMCRNSESIFTITSIVHCANVIVRSIALGSGGDPFVPHFVPESWYSLGMTIEHVQEIVDETCLLYDDMSNLLLGE; the protein is encoded by the coding sequence ATGGAATCGGCATTGCGCACCCGTATGGAAAAAATTATCGGCCGGATCGATCAGTTGCCGACACTTCCTTTAGTTTGTCGGCGCCTTCAGGCCATGCTTACTGATCCCACTGTTTCTGCCCGAGATGTTGGGGCGGTGATCGAACAGGATCAGGCTCTGGCTGCCAAACTGCTTAAAGTTGTTAATTCGTCCTATTATCATTTCCCCAAAAAGATTTCTACCATAAGCCACAGCGTTGTTATTCTGGGATTCAACGAAATAAAACACATGGCCCTTTCGGTTTCACTCCTTAAGATGTTTGGAAGGAAAACAGGCAAAAACGCATTTAGTCAGTCGGAGTTGTGGAAACATTCCCTTGGTGTTGCTGTCTGCGCGGGAGCTATCGGCCGGAAAGTCGGACAGAGCAAATGTCCCAGTCATGAGGAGGCTTTTGCCGCCGGTCTGCTGCATGATATTGGTAAGATTATCGAAGACCAGTTTCTTCATGACGACTTTGTCAGGGTATTAACGACCAGGCAAAATGAGAAACTTCGTCTTGTGGAAGCAGAAAAAAGCGTGCTCCGGTTCACTCACCAGGATATTGGCGCATTTCTTGCCGAACAGTGGCGAATTCCACCGGTCCTCGTATCTGCAATCGGATTTCACCATGACCCGATAATGTGTCGAAACAGCGAATCGATATTTACCATAACATCGATTGTTCATTGTGCAAATGTCATTGTACGCTCGATAGCACTTGGCTCCGGCGGCGATCCTTTTGTACCGCACTTTGTTCCTGAATCCTGGTATTCACTCGGTATGACGATCGAACATGTGCAGGAAATAGTCGATGAAACCTGTTTACTTTACGATGACATGTCGAATCTTCTCTTAGGGGAATAA
- a CDS encoding DUF1573 domain-containing protein encodes MRVFVFSYLLWLGSVCTVHSAPEISFEKTDYHYGTFKERAHERISYSIAVGNKGTETMKINDVRKSCGCTDVTYDTLIKPGKTGHIKPVIDLKGIRGMMTKSVTVLSNDPEKPSQKIHLKAYIIPFVHIQSRYIRLVVGNNPKKVDVFIKADIKDFKVTDMYLYNMNKGEDKGRPISIPFKLSSLNKKDKHGTHQYRLSLPPPSLNDSVYGIFVLKTNHPKRPEIRVQGAVEVVR; translated from the coding sequence ATGAGAGTTTTCGTTTTTAGTTACCTTCTATGGCTTGGCAGTGTATGTACGGTCCATTCGGCGCCGGAAATTTCATTTGAGAAGACCGATTACCACTACGGCACGTTCAAAGAACGGGCCCATGAGCGCATTTCTTATTCAATTGCCGTAGGGAACAAAGGCACTGAAACAATGAAAATTAATGATGTTCGCAAGAGCTGCGGATGCACCGATGTGACGTATGATACACTGATTAAGCCTGGAAAGACAGGCCATATCAAGCCGGTGATCGATTTGAAAGGTATTCGGGGCATGATGACCAAAAGTGTGACGGTGCTGTCCAACGATCCTGAAAAACCGTCGCAAAAAATTCATTTAAAAGCATACATAATTCCTTTTGTACATATTCAGTCTCGGTATATCCGACTTGTAGTCGGCAATAATCCGAAAAAGGTGGACGTGTTCATCAAAGCGGATATAAAAGATTTCAAGGTTACCGATATGTACCTTTACAATATGAATAAGGGTGAAGATAAGGGGCGACCGATTTCCATACCTTTCAAGCTGTCTTCTCTCAACAAAAAAGATAAACATGGAACGCATCAATACCGTCTCTCCCTGCCCCCACCGTCGTTGAATGATTCGGTTTACGGCATCTTTGTGCTTAAAACAAATCACCCGAAACGACCTGAAATACGCGTACAGGGGGCGGTAGAGGTAGTGAGGTAA
- a CDS encoding response regulator translates to MNCKNESKEILVVDDCPEMRAVMIDVLKEEGYIVIGAESGDDAMKLLRDLTFKVLVTDVDMPGMNGLELARYVKKEYPDTEILIVTGSHELCVAETVKEVGAEFMQKPFCLSALIETVRMLIGK, encoded by the coding sequence ATGAATTGTAAGAATGAGTCGAAGGAGATTCTGGTTGTTGATGACTGTCCTGAGATGCGAGCGGTGATGATTGATGTGCTCAAGGAGGAGGGGTATATCGTTATCGGGGCAGAGAGTGGTGATGATGCAATGAAATTGTTGCGCGATTTGACATTCAAAGTATTGGTGACCGATGTCGATATGCCGGGCATGAATGGATTGGAGCTTGCCCGGTATGTTAAAAAGGAGTATCCGGATACTGAAATTCTGATAGTTACCGGAAGTCATGAATTGTGTGTGGCAGAAACCGTTAAGGAGGTTGGCGCCGAATTCATGCAGAAGCCGTTTTGTCTATCGGCACTCATTGAAACAGTTCGGATGTTAATAGGAAAGTAG
- a CDS encoding transaldolase has product MLNTIDAVAVPDQNIIDESEDFLKNSVDLNVPPKEYPDDQFWAGLRAVGSELWLDTGDMEGAAQLWNKEFSALTTNNTLLNKEIQKGIYDDIILEANKLVKGLDELQRIVEIAFILNAHHALRLVQRFGAQVSVELHTALAHDPEATVLYAQRFHRICPSNFIIKIPHTPSGLLSTRKVRDLGIPVNYTLGFSARQNYIATAMAHPSYVNVFLGRLNSFVADNSLGTGDMVGEKTTLASQEGVQKVSQQNRGSTRQIAASMRAASQVADLAGVDVYTMPVTVASAAKKELDGHWESKRHEEYNVALNPDVPAGELHLEKLWEISEKEENFVRDIRENMPADERELLQQLKDAGIHDFFPEMSGEESATIIADGKIPQYTKWRGRIKEENLSVDSLINMAGLGSFTTDQASLDNRIRKLIS; this is encoded by the coding sequence ATGCTTAATACTATTGACGCGGTAGCTGTGCCCGATCAGAACATTATCGATGAAAGTGAAGATTTCCTTAAAAACAGTGTTGATTTAAATGTACCTCCCAAAGAGTATCCTGATGATCAGTTTTGGGCCGGTTTGCGTGCTGTGGGAAGTGAATTGTGGCTGGATACCGGCGATATGGAGGGCGCCGCACAACTATGGAATAAAGAATTTTCGGCTCTTACGACTAACAATACGCTTCTTAATAAAGAAATCCAGAAGGGGATTTATGATGATATTATTCTTGAGGCCAATAAGCTGGTTAAGGGCCTCGATGAACTGCAGCGGATTGTTGAGATAGCCTTCATCCTCAATGCTCATCATGCATTACGCCTGGTGCAAAGATTTGGGGCACAGGTAAGCGTGGAACTTCATACCGCACTCGCTCATGATCCCGAGGCAACAGTTCTCTATGCGCAGCGTTTTCACCGGATTTGTCCCTCGAACTTTATCATAAAAATCCCCCACACACCATCAGGCCTTCTTTCGACCCGAAAAGTTCGCGATCTTGGCATTCCAGTCAATTATACCCTCGGATTCAGTGCCCGTCAGAACTATATCGCAACAGCGATGGCTCATCCGAGCTATGTAAATGTTTTTCTGGGGCGGCTCAATTCCTTTGTTGCAGACAACAGCCTTGGAACGGGCGATATGGTGGGAGAAAAAACAACGCTGGCAAGCCAGGAGGGGGTACAAAAAGTATCTCAACAGAACAGGGGATCAACCCGTCAGATAGCTGCAAGCATGCGTGCTGCTTCTCAGGTAGCCGATCTTGCCGGTGTCGATGTCTATACCATGCCGGTCACTGTAGCTTCAGCAGCTAAGAAAGAGCTTGACGGTCATTGGGAATCAAAACGTCATGAGGAATACAACGTAGCATTAAATCCCGATGTACCGGCAGGAGAACTTCACCTTGAAAAGCTCTGGGAAATCAGCGAAAAAGAGGAAAATTTTGTTCGTGATATCAGAGAAAATATGCCTGCTGATGAGCGGGAATTGCTTCAACAGCTCAAAGATGCCGGTATCCATGATTTCTTTCCGGAAATGAGTGGTGAAGAATCGGCAACGATCATTGCAGACGGAAAAATACCTCAGTATACAAAATGGCGGGGCCGGATAAAAGAGGAAAATCTCTCCGTTGATTCCCTGATAAATATGGCCGGCCTCGGTTCCTTTACGACCGATCAGGCTTCCCTGGATAACCGTATCAGGAAGCTTATTTCGTAA
- a CDS encoding response regulator, which produces MAQKRTLTSGEVARFCEVNFRTVLRWIEKGMLRSYRLPGTRKDHRIKVEDLVVFLKENNMPIPEDLGPVVPRVLIVDDDKSMAKSIRRSLIEQDYDTEIAFDGFSAGTLMQRFMPSVVTLDLAMPGMGGVDVIKFIRSRPEFAHVKVLVVSARPREELEAACKAGADDMLEKPFENPVLLEKITSLMKRN; this is translated from the coding sequence ATGGCGCAGAAACGGACATTAACATCCGGAGAGGTCGCCCGTTTTTGTGAAGTGAATTTTCGTACCGTTCTTCGCTGGATCGAGAAGGGGATGCTCAGATCATACCGTCTTCCCGGAACCAGGAAAGATCATCGTATCAAAGTTGAAGATCTTGTGGTATTTTTAAAGGAGAACAATATGCCCATACCGGAAGATCTTGGGCCGGTTGTACCTCGCGTTCTCATTGTTGATGATGATAAAAGCATGGCAAAATCGATCCGTCGTTCGTTGATCGAGCAGGATTATGATACCGAGATCGCCTTTGATGGATTCAGTGCCGGTACGTTGATGCAGAGATTTATGCCGTCTGTCGTGACGCTTGATTTAGCCATGCCGGGCATGGGAGGGGTGGATGTGATCAAATTTATCCGGAGCAGGCCGGAGTTTGCCCACGTGAAAGTTCTGGTTGTTTCTGCCCGGCCAAGGGAAGAGTTGGAGGCTGCTTGTAAAGCTGGCGCCGATGATATGCTCGAAAAACCCTTTGAAAATCCTGTACTTTTAGAAAAAATTACTTCCCTTATGAAGAGAAATTGA
- a CDS encoding DUF255 domain-containing protein: MNETQVHTNQLIHETSPYLLQHAHNPVDWYSWNDRSLGLSRKEDMPIFLSIGYSACHWCHVMEKESFEDEETASILNQNFISIKVDREENPDLDSTYMTAVQHMTGQGGWPLTVFLTPDLKPFFGGTYFPPTDAYGLIGFKTLLLRIAKAWKEMKDSMIKNSEMVLDSIRKSETDETVPGQMPTHSMLKNALEKIEELFDNQFGGFGTAPKFPQAPVLSFLLGQYSSKKESAYLTMTELTLKNMAMGGIYDHIGGGFHRYATDRKWLVPHFEKMLYDNALLSSIYLHAFQATKKPLYKEIAVDTLNYVLRDMTNSTGGFHSSQDADSEGKEGAFYVWDYNEFVDLLGEEKGSIAADYYSILSQGNFDAREPHLEGKNIPHITKSKEAIAKKHSIPIHELEKVINESHTKLYAHRSKRAPPGKDDKLITSWNSLMISSLTHGYCILEEKQYLDAAVKAANFISSTLFRENTLYRIYRNGTVKQAGFLDDYAYFCSALIDLYESSFETDWLHRARVIADSMIRDFYDPQGHGFYFTATCHDNPVSRSKSVSDAALPSGNAIAAQVLLRCAKLFDNKEYFKKAEELLVRFSGQVTTSPLISATLLTAEDFYLNPPREIALIGNAESPDTCAMLRTIHSQFIPNKVIAFVDPQSQSAFDIVSKIPLLKAKPMISDRTTAYVCSNFSCKNPVTTSEGLIEQLTSSEGE, from the coding sequence ATGAATGAAACGCAGGTCCATACAAATCAACTGATCCACGAAACAAGCCCCTACCTTCTTCAGCATGCACACAATCCGGTAGACTGGTATTCCTGGAATGATAGGTCGCTGGGGCTTTCTAGGAAAGAAGATATGCCGATATTTCTTTCGATCGGCTACAGTGCCTGTCACTGGTGTCATGTTATGGAGAAGGAATCTTTTGAGGACGAAGAAACAGCCTCCATCCTCAATCAAAATTTCATCTCTATTAAAGTAGACAGGGAAGAGAACCCCGACCTTGATTCTACTTATATGACAGCGGTCCAGCACATGACCGGCCAGGGAGGATGGCCCCTGACTGTGTTTTTGACTCCCGACCTTAAACCGTTTTTTGGCGGCACCTATTTTCCTCCAACCGATGCCTATGGACTTATCGGGTTTAAAACCCTTCTCCTTCGCATTGCAAAGGCCTGGAAAGAAATGAAAGACAGTATGATAAAAAACTCCGAAATGGTTCTCGACTCGATCAGGAAATCGGAAACAGATGAAACCGTGCCCGGCCAAATGCCCACCCATTCCATGCTCAAAAATGCACTTGAAAAGATTGAAGAACTGTTTGACAACCAGTTCGGAGGGTTTGGCACTGCCCCGAAATTCCCCCAGGCACCTGTCCTGTCATTTCTTTTAGGCCAGTATAGTTCGAAAAAAGAAAGCGCTTACCTTACCATGACCGAGCTCACCCTCAAAAACATGGCAATGGGCGGCATCTATGATCATATCGGCGGCGGATTCCATCGATATGCAACCGACAGGAAATGGCTGGTCCCCCATTTCGAAAAAATGCTCTATGACAACGCTCTTCTCAGTAGCATTTATCTTCATGCATTTCAGGCAACAAAAAAGCCGCTCTACAAAGAAATTGCCGTCGACACACTCAATTATGTCCTTCGGGACATGACCAACAGCACCGGGGGATTTCATTCGAGCCAGGATGCCGACAGTGAAGGTAAAGAAGGTGCATTCTATGTATGGGATTACAATGAATTTGTTGATCTCTTAGGTGAAGAAAAAGGCAGTATTGCAGCAGACTACTATTCCATCCTTTCACAGGGAAATTTCGATGCTCGAGAACCTCATCTGGAAGGTAAGAATATACCTCATATAACAAAAAGTAAAGAAGCGATTGCAAAGAAACATTCGATACCCATACATGAATTGGAAAAGGTAATAAATGAATCACATACAAAACTTTATGCCCATCGCAGCAAACGAGCACCTCCCGGTAAAGATGACAAGCTTATTACCTCATGGAACAGCCTGATGATATCATCATTGACCCATGGATACTGCATACTTGAAGAGAAACAGTATCTTGATGCAGCGGTGAAAGCGGCAAATTTTATTTCTTCTACCCTTTTCCGCGAAAACACACTCTACCGCATCTACCGAAACGGCACCGTCAAACAGGCCGGTTTCCTCGATGATTATGCCTATTTCTGTTCTGCACTCATCGATCTATATGAATCGTCATTCGAGACTGACTGGTTACACCGGGCGCGGGTAATTGCCGATAGCATGATCAGAGATTTTTACGATCCCCAGGGCCATGGTTTTTACTTTACGGCAACCTGTCATGATAATCCTGTCAGCCGGTCGAAATCCGTCAGTGATGCAGCACTCCCATCCGGTAATGCGATTGCAGCACAGGTTCTTCTTCGATGCGCCAAACTATTCGATAATAAGGAATATTTCAAAAAAGCAGAAGAACTACTGGTCCGTTTCTCCGGGCAGGTCACCACATCACCGCTCATCAGCGCGACCCTTCTTACTGCAGAAGATTTCTACCTCAACCCTCCCAGAGAAATAGCCCTTATCGGAAATGCAGAATCACCGGATACCTGTGCCATGCTGAGGACCATTCATTCTCAGTTTATTCCCAACAAAGTGATCGCCTTTGTTGACCCTCAAAGTCAATCAGCTTTTGATATAGTATCAAAAATACCCCTGCTTAAGGCGAAGCCAATGATTTCCGACCGGACTACCGCGTATGTGTGCAGCAATTTTAGTTGTAAAAATCCGGTTACTACAAGCGAAGGATTAATAGAACAGTTAACCTCTTCAGAAGGAGAATGA
- a CDS encoding galactose-1-epimerase, which yields MSISEKSCGFQHGGKDVKLYTLTNKKGMVAEISNYGGIVTRLLAPDKSGTMADIVLGYNDIQDYIKATPYFGCLVGRYGNRIGGGTFELNGETYSLALNEGGIRHLHGGEKGFDKVVWDAEPVERENENVLRLTYVSPDGEEGYPGTLSVQVDYRLTDNNELAIDYTATTDKDTVVNLTHHSYFNLAGDGSGDILDHIVQVNATKYTPVDSNLIPTGEIVPVAGTPLDFTTTRKIRNQIGHDFEQLKFVGGGIDHNYVLDKKNNEMLLAAKIKEPTTGRLLEVYTTEPGMQFYTGNMLDGTLRGKTGKIYEKHAGFCMETQHFPDSPNKPEFPSTELKSGETYRHNTVYRFGVEQ from the coding sequence ATGAGTATTTCCGAAAAAAGTTGCGGCTTTCAGCACGGCGGTAAGGATGTTAAACTCTACACATTAACAAACAAAAAGGGCATGGTTGCAGAAATCAGCAACTATGGCGGTATTGTGACCCGTCTCCTGGCCCCCGATAAGTCGGGGACTATGGCCGATATTGTCCTTGGCTATAACGACATCCAGGACTATATCAAGGCAACACCCTATTTCGGCTGTCTTGTCGGACGGTACGGCAACCGTATCGGGGGAGGCACATTTGAGCTGAATGGAGAAACATACTCACTGGCGCTCAACGAAGGCGGTATCCGACACCTCCATGGGGGAGAGAAAGGTTTCGATAAGGTGGTCTGGGATGCAGAGCCGGTCGAAAGAGAAAATGAAAATGTTCTGCGATTGACCTATGTCAGCCCCGATGGTGAAGAGGGGTATCCCGGAACGCTTTCGGTGCAGGTCGATTATCGCTTGACCGACAACAACGAGCTTGCAATCGATTATACCGCCACAACCGATAAGGACACGGTTGTCAACCTGACTCATCATTCTTATTTCAACCTTGCCGGTGACGGCTCCGGAGATATCCTCGATCATATCGTTCAGGTCAATGCGACAAAATATACGCCGGTCGATTCGAATCTTATCCCTACTGGAGAAATCGTGCCGGTTGCAGGAACTCCGCTGGATTTTACCACGACACGAAAAATCCGTAACCAGATCGGACATGATTTTGAACAATTGAAATTTGTCGGCGGCGGCATCGATCATAATTATGTGCTCGATAAAAAGAATAACGAAATGTTGCTCGCGGCCAAAATAAAAGAACCCACCACCGGACGCCTCCTTGAGGTCTATACCACCGAGCCGGGCATGCAGTTTTATACAGGAAATATGCTTGATGGTACCTTGAGGGGGAAAACCGGAAAGATCTACGAAAAACATGCAGGATTTTGCATGGAAACTCAGCATTTCCCCGATTCTCCCAATAAACCAGAGTTCCCATCAACCGAGCTGAAATCCGGGGAGACCTATCGGCACAACACTGTCTATCGATTCGGAGTGGAGCAATAA